One Salvia splendens isolate huo1 chromosome 12, SspV2, whole genome shotgun sequence genomic window carries:
- the LOC121758459 gene encoding uncharacterized protein LOC121758459 has translation MLKFLSKVKIEFNALDPRLASCMEFLAQCNARKAKESNPSCQIQVKRRTDDFPPQITVTFANGVEETFDATSTPAQHIRALILDKGQVLETEQMFREAGEKWPVVIPDLELQQPFTGIKPKKAEDKPQQ, from the exons ATGTTGAAATTCTTGTCGAAGGTTAAGATCGAATTCAATGCGCTGGACCCTCGATTGGCGTCCTGCATGGAGTTCCTTGCGCAGTGCAACGCACGCAAGGCCAAGGAATCCAACCCAAGCTGCCAGATCCAGGTCAAGCGCCGCACCGACGATTTCCCGCCCCAGATCACCGTCACCTTCGCCAACGGCGTCGAGGAGACCTTCGACGCCACCTCCACCCCAGCGCAGCACATCCGCGCCCTCATCCTCGACAAGGGCCAGGTCCTTGAGACCGAGCAGATGTTCCGCGAGGCCGGCGAGAAGTGGCCCGTTGTTATCCCCGATCTCGAGCTTCAGCAGCCTTTTACAGGAATTAAG CCAAAGAAAGCAGAAGACAAGCCGCAGCAGTGA
- the LOC121759424 gene encoding protein IQ-DOMAIN 32-like — MGKSTASCFKIIACGSDSVDHGDLQTPESKLSSARSGWSFRKRSARHQVLSNTIISEAPSYTESPEATVANLPVQPNLSVPEKASVIQWTDEKHRLSAQVDSNLSNVIATDEEECSVDATPKVSSAILIQAAIRGYLARRMLLKQKNVIKLQAAIRGHLVRRHAVGTLRCVLAIIKMQALIRARLIRLKGSGDFEKKKKISVVDGLNSTVLRSRIEAKANSTSAYISIEKLLGNKFASQLMESTPRTKSINIKCDPAKSDSAWKWLERWMSVSPVSNKEQDKSGSAPEQHEKENIGCEPKDLKSALGPSAESSEKYENLITRDADNLDIHASSDPPLTSHPKLQNAEKSNSRYEMAESGVVEMMETGLIGNMDAKPVLVKYETNNQQAMHESEEFSFVQPEIERKRFPQKASNPSFIAAHSKFEQLSSAGPPFNSGEIGLNNASISNAVTIQVAGSECGTELSVTSTLDSPDMSDGGVYDLELEPKILEVTDPPRSREKLEYEAFENSSILGTELSYANIDHLERNETVHPSAGEHVNSVIASESPPHEKKLESDQSNMQQVKPGSDAIHVVDKSLPKVSPRSNVTLPKSQAKLTSQVSVSPKKSNGGKVNSNEKKKSLSADKSSVSAPNRDSPTQSSLKPAEEPKSGKRRKSFGSTKLEFTDQEPREASSQNSLPSYMQPTKSARAKALSSGSLKSSPDAQDKDIFLKNRPYHPGKNEREGSPRIQHSPSQAQQNAKGNDTHSPQGRKWLR; from the exons ATGGGAAAATCAACTGCGTCATGCTTCAAGATCATCGCCTGCGGCAGCGATTCCGTCGACCATGGAGATCTTCAAACGCCTGAA AGCAAGCTTTCAAGTGCCCGGAGTGGGTGGAGTTTTCGGAAGAGATCTGCTAGGCATCAAGTATTGAGTAACACCATTATCTCAGAAGCACCTTCTTACACTGAAAGCCCAGAGGCTACTGTTGCCAACTTACCAGTGCAGCCAAACTTGTCTGTTCCAGAAAAGGCATCTGTAATTCAATGGACGGATGAAAAGCACAGGTTGTCTGCTCAAGTAGACTCAAATCTTTCAAACGTAATCGCTACTGATGAAGAGGAGTGTAGTGTAGATGCAACCCCCAAAGTGTCCAGTGCCATCCTAATCCAAGCTGCTATCAGGGGATATCTG GCCCGAAGGATGCTTCTGAAGCAGAAGAACGTTATCAAACTCCAAGCTGCTATAAGAGGTCATTTAGTTCGAAGGCATGCTGTTGGTACTCTTCGGTGTGTTCTAGCCATTATCAAAATGCAAGCTCTTATACGAGCACGCCTTATCCGTCTCAAAGGGTCGGGTGActttgagaagaagaagaaaattagTGTCGTGGATGGTCTCAATTCAACAGTCTTG AGGAGCAGAATAGAAGCCAAGGCAAATAGTACAAGCGCCTATATTTCAATTGAGAAGTTACTCGGCAATAAATTTGCTTCTCAG CTTATGGAATCTACGCCAAGGACAAAGTCCATCAACATCAAATGTGACCCTGCAAAATCAGATTCTGCATGGAAATGGCTTGAAAGATGGATGTCAGTTTCACCAGTGAGCAACAAAGAGCAAGACAAATCTGGGTCAGCTCCAGAACAGCATGAGAAGGAAAACATTGGGTGTGAGCCGAAAGACTTAAAATCTGCTTTGGGACCATCAGCTGAATCATCTGAAAAGTATGAAAACTTGATAACCCGTGATGCTGACAACTTAGATATCCATGCATCATCAGACCCTCCATTGACTAGTCATCCCAAACTGCAGAACGCTGAAAAGTCAAATTCAAGATATGAAATGGCAGAATCAGGTGTTGTTGAAATGATGGAAACAGGTCTGATAGGAAATATGGACGCCAAGCCTGTCTTAGTTAAGTACGAAACTAATAATCAGCAAGCCATGCACGAGTCAGAAGAGTTCTCCTTTGTGCAACCCGAAATTGAGAGGAAAAGGTTTCCTCAGAAGGCAAGCAATCCCTCTTTTATTGCTGCCCATTCAAAATTCGAACAACTAAGTTCTGCTGGTCCACCATTTAACTCTGGGGAAATTGGATTAAATAATGCTTCCATATCCAATGCTGTGACCATTCAAGTTGCTGGCTCAGAATGTGGTACTGAGCTTTCCGTTACTTCTACCCTTGATTCACCTGATATGTCAGATGGGGGAGTCTATGATCTTGAGTTGGAACCTAAAATTTTAGAAGTAACTGACCCTCCTAGAAGCAGAGAGAAATTAGAATATGAAGCTTTTGAGAACTCTAGCATATTGGGAACTGAACTGTCATATGCCAACATCGATCACTTGGAGAGAAATGAAACTGTCCACCCATCTGCTGGTGAGCATGTTAATTCTGTGATTGCTTCAGAATCACCACCCCATGAGAAGAAGCTGGAATCAGATCAAAGTAACATGCAGCAGGTGAAACCGGGATCTGATGCAATCCATGTTGTGGACAAGTCATTACCCAAAGTTTCTCCAAGAAGCAATGTAACTCTCCCTAAATCTCAAGCAAAGCTTACCAGCCAAGTTTCTGTCAGTCCCAAGAAAAGCAATGGTGGAAAAGTTAACTCCAATGAAAAGAAGAAATCTTTATCTGCTGATAAGAGTTCCGTCTCTGCTCCTAATCGCGATTCTCCCACTCAAAGTAGTTTGAAGCCAGCAGAGGAGCCTAAATCTGGAAAGAGGCGTAAATCCTTTGGTTCGACAAAACTTGAATTTACAGATCAGGAACCAAGAGAAGCTAGTAGCCAAAATTCGCTACCAAGTTACATGCAGCCAACTAAATCAGCAAGAGCCAAAGCATTATCCAGTGGATCTCTAAAATCAAGTCCTGATGCACAAGACAAGGATATCTTCCTCAAAAACAGACCCTACCATCCtggtaaaaatgaaagagaaggATCTCCCCGTATTCAGCATTCCCCATCTCAGGCACAACAGAATGCAAAAGGAAATGACACCCACTCCCCTCAAG GCCGGAAATGGCTGCGCTAG
- the LOC121758458 gene encoding uncharacterized protein LOC121758458 isoform X2, translated as MGHSSSTEQGVSPELRQVQSLAASTGALPSLHKSFPLLSNPQTQSIPLASLQKCFDLTCANVESDRDVVLKELPLLFTHLGSAIVELFFVADKNGVNEVEFLRGYTNICGRAVASTLLNNLFRVFSVACSKAGLQVDLQFELFDDNCKVSGALSPHDVHMLLCICWIFSCDSRMFRGNAGKSEGKFSIPDISHLVSSAIEACSEGDAGLDFWDSSVSEIDIQLPAAKIHLWALKNVPHLAECFQQFVHARLCYLMAPEEKSEASCSSAHESSSSEISKIRLLTPGRAWAISLTLRGAIHEEMSKSCFPSDDYQTNKNLLYQSSVDGKGLNRFWSRVGGYNGPTLMLISACEQNSNARPWIIGREKNYVYSHSHGRAYEAKPKPVGVAFGGSLRNERILLDDDFAKVTVRHHAVDKTYQHGNLFPNQGFLPTEASVFQVEIWGLGGRSAQEVQASHQKREEIFTDQRRKIDLKTFSNWEDSPEKMMMDMMSNPNAVRREER; from the exons ATGGGGCATTCATCATCGACGGAGCAGGGAGTATCACCGGAGCTACGCCAAGTACAATCACTAGCTGCATCAACTGGAGCCCTTCCTTCTCTTCACAAATCATTTCCTCTTCTCTCTAATCCCCAAACTCAATCAATTCCTCTCGCTTCTCTTCAG AAATGTTTCGATTTGACTTGTGCGAATGTGGAATCTGATCGAGATGTGGTGCTTAAGGAATTGCCCCTGTTGTTTACTCATCTAGGTTCTGCAATAGTTGAATTGTTTTTTGTGGCTGATAAAAATGGAGTGAATGAGGTAGAGTTCTTGAGAGGTTACACCAATATCTGCGGAAGGGCGGTTGCTTCCACATtgttaaataatttgtttagaGTATTTTCCGTGGCATGTTCGAAGGCCGGGCTCCAAGTCGATCTGCAGTTTGAGCTATTTGATGATAATTGCAAAGTTAGTGGGGCGCTGTCGCCCCATGATGTTCATATGCTTCTGTGCATCTGTTGGATATTCTCCTGTGATTCTAGGATGTTTAGAGGGAATGCAGGGAAGAGTGAAGGGAAATTTAGTATTCCAGATATCTCTCATTTGGTGTCCTCAGCTATTGAGGCGTGTAGTGAAGGAGATGCTGGTTTGGATTTTTGGGACTCCAGTGTGTCGGAGATAGATATTCAACTTCCTGCTGCGAAAATTCATCTTTGGGCATTGAAGAATGTACCACACCTCGCAGAATGCTTTCAACAATTCGTTCATGCACGACTCTGTTACCTCATGGCCCCGGAG GAGAAATCAGAGGCATCATGCTCTTCTGCTCATGAGAGCTCCTCGTCAGAAATTTCTAAAATTCGGCTTTTGACTCCTGGAAGGGCCTGGGCCATCTCACTCACCTTGAGAGGTGCTATACATGAAGAGATGTCAAAATCTTGCTTTCCCAGTGATGATTATCAAACGAACAAAAACCTACTTTACCA ATCTTCTGTCGATGGCAAAGGTCTTAACCGCTTTTGGTCAAGGGTCGGGGGCTACAATGGTCCAACGCTAATGCTTATTTCTGCATGTGAGCAAAATAGCAACGCAAGGCCATGGATCATTG GAAGGGAGAAAAATTATGTCTACAGTCATTCGCACGGTAGGGCTTATGAAGCTAAACCCAAACCAGTGGGAGTTGCGTTTGGTGGATCTTTACGAAATGAAAGAATATTGTTGGATGATGATTTTGCGAAAGTTACTGTTCGTCACCATGCTGTTGATAAAACATACCAGCATGGCAACCTTTTCCCCAATCAG GGATTCCTCCCAACTGAAGCCTCAGTTTTCCAAGTAGAGATATGGGGATTAGGCGGAAGATCTGCTCAAGAGGTTCAAGCTTCTCATCAGAAGCGAGAAGAAATTTTTACAGATCAAAGACGCAAG ATCGACTTAAAGACATTTTCCAACTGGGAAGATTCACCCGAAAAGATGATGATGGATATGATGTCCAATCCGAATGCAGTTAGACGTGAAGAACGATGA
- the LOC121758458 gene encoding uncharacterized protein LOC121758458 isoform X1, which translates to MGHSSSTEQGVSPELRQVQSLAASTGALPSLHKSFPLLSNPQTQSIPLASLQKCFDLTCANVESDRDVVLKELPLLFTHLGSAIVELFFVADKNGVNEVEFLRGYTNICGRAVASTLLNNLFRVFSVACSKAGLQVDLQFELFDDNCKVSGALSPHDVHMLLCICWIFSCDSRMFRGNAGKSEGKFSIPDISHLVSSAIEACSEGDAGLDFWDSSVSEIDIQLPAAKIHLWALKNVPHLAECFQQFVHARLCYLMAPEEKSEASCSSAHESSSSEISKIRLLTPGRAWAISLTLRGAIHEEMSKSCFPSDDYQTNKNLLYQSSVDGKGLNRFWSRVGGYNGPTLMLISACEQNSNARPWIIGALTNEGFENKDIYYGNSGSLYALSPVFHAFLSSGREKNYVYSHSHGRAYEAKPKPVGVAFGGSLRNERILLDDDFAKVTVRHHAVDKTYQHGNLFPNQGFLPTEASVFQVEIWGLGGRSAQEVQASHQKREEIFTDQRRKIDLKTFSNWEDSPEKMMMDMMSNPNAVRREER; encoded by the exons ATGGGGCATTCATCATCGACGGAGCAGGGAGTATCACCGGAGCTACGCCAAGTACAATCACTAGCTGCATCAACTGGAGCCCTTCCTTCTCTTCACAAATCATTTCCTCTTCTCTCTAATCCCCAAACTCAATCAATTCCTCTCGCTTCTCTTCAG AAATGTTTCGATTTGACTTGTGCGAATGTGGAATCTGATCGAGATGTGGTGCTTAAGGAATTGCCCCTGTTGTTTACTCATCTAGGTTCTGCAATAGTTGAATTGTTTTTTGTGGCTGATAAAAATGGAGTGAATGAGGTAGAGTTCTTGAGAGGTTACACCAATATCTGCGGAAGGGCGGTTGCTTCCACATtgttaaataatttgtttagaGTATTTTCCGTGGCATGTTCGAAGGCCGGGCTCCAAGTCGATCTGCAGTTTGAGCTATTTGATGATAATTGCAAAGTTAGTGGGGCGCTGTCGCCCCATGATGTTCATATGCTTCTGTGCATCTGTTGGATATTCTCCTGTGATTCTAGGATGTTTAGAGGGAATGCAGGGAAGAGTGAAGGGAAATTTAGTATTCCAGATATCTCTCATTTGGTGTCCTCAGCTATTGAGGCGTGTAGTGAAGGAGATGCTGGTTTGGATTTTTGGGACTCCAGTGTGTCGGAGATAGATATTCAACTTCCTGCTGCGAAAATTCATCTTTGGGCATTGAAGAATGTACCACACCTCGCAGAATGCTTTCAACAATTCGTTCATGCACGACTCTGTTACCTCATGGCCCCGGAG GAGAAATCAGAGGCATCATGCTCTTCTGCTCATGAGAGCTCCTCGTCAGAAATTTCTAAAATTCGGCTTTTGACTCCTGGAAGGGCCTGGGCCATCTCACTCACCTTGAGAGGTGCTATACATGAAGAGATGTCAAAATCTTGCTTTCCCAGTGATGATTATCAAACGAACAAAAACCTACTTTACCA ATCTTCTGTCGATGGCAAAGGTCTTAACCGCTTTTGGTCAAGGGTCGGGGGCTACAATGGTCCAACGCTAATGCTTATTTCTGCATGTGAGCAAAATAGCAACGCAAGGCCATGGATCATTGGTGCGCTCACGAATGAGGGCTTTGAAAATAAAGATATATATTATGGGAATTCTGGCAGTCTGTATGCTTTAAGTCCAGTCTTTCATGCATTCTTATCCTCAG GAAGGGAGAAAAATTATGTCTACAGTCATTCGCACGGTAGGGCTTATGAAGCTAAACCCAAACCAGTGGGAGTTGCGTTTGGTGGATCTTTACGAAATGAAAGAATATTGTTGGATGATGATTTTGCGAAAGTTACTGTTCGTCACCATGCTGTTGATAAAACATACCAGCATGGCAACCTTTTCCCCAATCAG GGATTCCTCCCAACTGAAGCCTCAGTTTTCCAAGTAGAGATATGGGGATTAGGCGGAAGATCTGCTCAAGAGGTTCAAGCTTCTCATCAGAAGCGAGAAGAAATTTTTACAGATCAAAGACGCAAG ATCGACTTAAAGACATTTTCCAACTGGGAAGATTCACCCGAAAAGATGATGATGGATATGATGTCCAATCCGAATGCAGTTAGACGTGAAGAACGATGA
- the LOC121758457 gene encoding auxin response factor 5-like: MASVEEKQKPGGLVNGGSNVIDSMKLLKEMQETGVKKPINSELWHACAGPLVTLPQVGSLVYYFPQGHSEQVAVSTNRSPTTQIPNYPNLPTQLLCQVHNVTLHADKETDEIYAQMSLQCVNSEKDVIPIPDFGLKPSKHPTEFFCKTLTASDTSTHGGFSVPRRAAEKLFPQLDYLMQPPTQELVVRDLHDNTWTFRHIYRGQPKRHLLTTGWSMFVGAKRLRAGDAVLFIRDEKSQLLLGVRRANRQQTTLPSSVLSADSMHIGILAAAAHAAANRSPFTIFYNPRACPSEFVIPMPKYRKSVYGTQLTIGMRFGIMFETEESTKRRYMGTIIGISDIDPLRWPNSKWRSLQVEWDEPGCGDKQNRVSPWEIETPESLFIFPSLTANLKRPFHSAFIGAPPEWDSLMNQPFLRVPGNPHAEFQCPSVSSMWSEQLLKMLAKPHGMMTPNSMQEMKDVAFQEPKSLMQPAINQKPEMMGAQDVFLQGNTHSQSFTSQPYLINQSNSLPGKLNISGNLTSPGSGHEMSKLDSVPAANKSGQCRLEGQLIEEKLSGKPVNTQSFNNDFMVTSQIGGSVPLQMSPCGTQSRLETHGLQNQPVNESQVESTNANANAYALLQYTNQVDFSPYPMMCPSPTGSFRNTGSLSMFKKPDQPPMSSEVGYPMLPSVGQELWDGQFSNAKCAVSGANLPVLLPHHDMSNLQYSSNALKDLSDDNHNQSDIYSCLNLDGSNSGSTVIDPSVSSTILDDFSALKNMDFPNPSDYIVGGFCSTQDVQSQITSASLADSQNFSIQEYADNSGGASSSNVDFDDNNLLQQNSFQQVTPRFRTYTKIQKAGSVGRSIDVSSFKAYNELRSEIERMFGLEGLLNDPGSGWKLVYVDFESDVLLVGDDPWEEFVGCVRCIRILSPSEVKQMGEEGMQLLNSAALEVSCGKE; this comes from the exons ATGGCTTCTGTTGAAGAAAAGCAGAAGCCAGGAGGTTTGGTGAATGGGGGAAGCAATGTAATTGATAGCATGAAACTGTTGAAAGAAATGCAAGAAACTG GAGTAAAGAAACCAATAAACTCAGAGCTGTGGCATGCCTGTGCTGGTCCACTGGTCACCTTGCCTCAGGTGGGGAGCCTTGTATACTATTTCCCACAAGGCCATAGCGAGCAG GTTGCTGTTTCCACGAATAGGTCACCAACGACACAAATACCCAACTATCCGAATCTCCCTACACAGTTGTTGTGCCAAGTTCACAATGTTACACTCCAT GCGGACAAAGAAACCGATGAGATCTATGCCCAGATGAGCCTGCAATGCGTAAATTCT GAAAAGGATGTTATCCCTATACCCGATTTTGGACTGAAACCTAGTAAACATCCAACTGAGTTCTTTTGTAAAACATTGACGGCCAGCGATACAAGCACACATGGCGGCTTTTCAGTTCCTCGGAGGGCTGCTGAAAAGCTCTTTCCACAATTA GATTATTTGATGCAACCTCCAACTCAAGAACTAGTAGTCCGGGATTTGCATGATAACACGTGGACTTTTCGTCACATATACCGGG GGCAGCCAAAACGGCACCTTTTGACAACTGGCTGGAGTATGTTTGTTGGAGCAAAGAGGCTCCGAGCAGGTGATGCGGTTCTGTTTATCAG AGATGAGAAATCACAGCTGTTGCTGGGAGTGAGGCGCGCCAACCGTCAGCAAACGACTCTGCCATCTTCCGTTCTGTCTGCTGACAGCATGCATATAGGAATCCTTGCTGCTGCTGCTCACGCTGCTGCTAATAGAAGCCCGTTTACAATCTTCTACAATCCGAG GGCATGCCCCTCAGAATTTGTCATTCCGATGCCTAAATATAGAAAATCAGTTTATGGTACGCAGCTCACTATTGGTATGCGATTTGGCATTATGTTTGAAACCGAAGAATCCACTAAACGGAG ATACATGGGCACAATTATAGGAATAAGCGACATAGATCCATTAAGATGGCCCAACTCGAAGTGGCGTAGTCTTCAG GTGGAGTGGGACGAGCCTGGATGCGGTGATAAGCAGAATCGAGTTAGCCCTTGGGAAATCGAGACTCCTGAAAGCCTCTTCATATTTCCATCTCTAACTGCAAACCTCAAACGCCCTTTCCACTCGGCCTTCATAG GAGCACCACCTGAGTGGGATTCTTTGATGAATCAGCCTTTCCTCAGGGTTCCCGGAAATCCACATGCCGAGTTTCAGTGCCCCTCGGTATCAAGCATGTGGTCAGAGCAGTTACTGAAGATGCTAGCAAAGCCTCATGGTATGATGACTCCTAATTCTATGCAAGAGATGAAAGATGTTGCGTTCCAAGAACCCAAGTCTCTAATGCAACCGGCCATCAATCAGAAACCCGAGATGATGGGGGCGCAGGACGTTTTTCTGCAAGGCAACACTCATTCTCAGAGCTTCACCAGCCAGCCATACTTAATTAACCAGAGTAACTCACTACCAGGAAAACTTAACATATCCGGGAACCTAACATCTCCGGGATCTGGTCATGAAATGTCGAAATTAGACTCTGTTCCTGCTGCTAATAAATCAGGTCAGTGTCGGTTGGAGGGGCAGCTCATTGAAGAAAAACTGTCAGGTAAGCCAGTGAATACACAAAGCTTCAACAATGATTTCATGGTCACAAGCCAGATTGGTGGCTCGGTGCCTCTCCAAATGAGCCCGTGTGGAACACAATCGCGCCTGGAGACGCATGGTCTTCAAAATCAACCGGTCAATGAATCCCAAGTAGAATCTACTAATGCCAATGCCAATGCCTATGCCTTGCTTCAATATACCAACCAGGTCGATTTTAGcccgtatcctatgatgtgtcCGTCTCCTACTGGATCATTTAGAAACACAGGATCTTTGTCCATGTTCAAAAAACCCGATCAGCCTCCCATGTCGTCTGAAGTTGGTTACCCGATGCTGCCTTCAGTCGGGCAAGAGTTATGGGACGGGCAGTTCAGCAACGCCAAGTGCGCCGTCTCTGGAGCCAATCTCCCGGTCCTGCTGCCTCATCATGACATGTCGAACCTCCAGTACAGCTCGAATGCTTTGAAAGACTTGTCAGATGATAACCACAACCAAAGTGACATATACAGTTGCCTCAATCTTGATGGAAGTAACAGCGGGAGCACAGTGATCGACCCTTCTGTTTCGAGTACTATCTTGGACGATTTCTCCGCCCTAAAGAACATGGATTTTCCGAACCCCTCAGATTATATCGTCGGGGGCTTCTGCTCGACCCAAGACGTCCAGTCCCAGATCACGTCGGCCAGCTTAGCAGACTCCCAGAATTTCTCCATACAGGAGTATGCTGACAACTCGGGTGGGGCGTCTTCGAGCAATGTGGACTTTGATGACAACAATCTCCTGCAGCAGAACTCCTTCCAGCAAGTTACTCCAAGATTTCGAACATACACAAAG ATTCAAAAGGCGGGATCTGTTGGAAGGTCGATTGATGTGTCGAGCTTCAAAGCCTACAACGAACTTCGGTCGGAGATTGAACGCATGTTTGGGCTGGAGGGGCTGCTGAACGACCCCGGCTCTGGATGGAAGCTCGTGTACGTGGACTTTGAGAGCGACGTCCTACTTGTCGGGGATGATCCGTGGGA GGAATTTGTAGGATGTGTGAGATGCATAAGGATTCTGTCGCCGTCGGAGGTGAAGCAGATGGGGGAGGAGGGAATGCAGCTGCTCAACTCCGCGGCATTAGAAGTGAGTTGCGGCAAGGAATGA